DNA sequence from the Deinococcus multiflagellatus genome:
CGGTGTAAATTCCGGTCTGCTGCAGGGTGCTGAGCGCGCTGGCATCCAGGGCCTTGATGCTCATGCTCTGCAGGGCAACCCCGCTGCCCTGGGGCAGCTGCGCCGTAAAGGCAGCCAGATCATTGGTCCAGTAGGTTTTGCTGGAACGCAACTGCTGCGACACATTGGTCACCTGTTCCAGCTGCGTTTTCTGCTGGGTCAGCCGCACGAATTCGGCATTGGCCGGGGCCAGCGCCGTGGCGTCACCGTTCAGGGCGTCCAGCTGCTTGCGCAGTTCGCCGGCCCGGGTTCCGGTGGCAATTTCGCCGGCCAGCAGCGCCAGACCCGTGATGGCCGCCACCCCGATGGCTGCGGGAATCCAGGCGTTGGGCTCGGCCTGCTTGCGGTACTGCTGGGGCAGCAGGTTGATTTCAACCACGGCTGCCCACCCCCCGCAGTGCCAGGCCCAGCGGCACCGTGAATTCCGGCGCGTTGGCCTGCAGGTAGCCGGTGTCCACATTGGCCTGATCGGTCTGCACCGTCAGCCAGGGGCTGGCGACCTCTACGCGGAAGCCCAGCGCGTCGCTAATGGCGGCGGCCAGCCCGCGCAGTTTGGCGCCGCCGCCGGCCAGGAAGGTCCGGTCAATCACCACGTCGCCGCTTTGCACGCGGTAGAACTCCAGGCTGCGGCGAATCTCGGTAATCAGGTCGCCCAGCACGGGGCGAATCACCTCGAACACGCGCGCCGGGGAGTATTGCTCGCGGGCCATATCGAAGTTCAGCAGGTCTTCCTCGTCCTCGGTGGGGGTGGTGGCGGTGGCGTAGCCCAGTTTCACGTCTTCAGCCGCCGAGAAGTCCAGATCAAAGGCCTTCTGCAGCGCCATCGTGAAGTCGTCGGCCGAGACGTTGATGTTGCGGGCCATCAGCACGCGGTCGCCGCGCACAAGGTTGATGACCGAGCTGCTCGCGCCAATTTCCATCACCAGCGCCACCTCGCCGGCTTCGGTGTAGTTGCTGCCGGTCAGGGTGCTCTTGGTGAGGTGCTCGCCCAGCAGGTTGCCGCGCAGCGCGCGCAGCGAGGCAAAGCTCTTGAGGTCCACCACGGTGGGTTCCAGGCCGGCCAGGCGCAGCACCTCCACCTGCCGGGCCACGGCCTCGGTGGGGGCGGCAGCAATCACGACCTCCATCTGGCCGTCGTCGGGGACGTTGGCAGGATCGTCCAGCAGGTCAAAGTCCAGGCTCACGTCATCAATGGGGTAGGGAATGTAGCGCTCGGCTTCCCACTTGATGGCTTCCTGCAGGTCCTTGCGCTCCATCTTGGGCACCATGATGTTGCGGGTCACGGCGGCCTGGTTGGGCACGGCCGTCACCGCGTGCCGGGTGGTGATGCGGTGCTCGGCCAGCAGGTTCTTCAGCTCGGTGGCCACCGCCTGGGGTTCAACCACCAGCCCGTCGCGCATGCTGCCAATGGGGGTCGGCACCATGATGGCGTGCTGGAGGGAAGGCGGAGAGCCGGGACGCAGGGCCACAACCTTGATGGCACTGGTGCCGATCTCGACTCCCAGCGCGTTTGGCCGTGGATTCAATAAGCGGTTCAGGAAACTCGACATTCTCCCTCCAGGATCACGCTGATTTTAGCATTCCCTCATCTGACTCGGGGAAGGGGGCTGGAGGAGCATGCGGGCACGGCGACAGGAAAACGGCGTGAGGGTCATGGGCTTGGGCCATATGACCATCATTCCGCTTACCGAACACTTACATCTGTACAAAATCGAATATTGCCGCTCAGATCGGCAAAATGAGACTTCGGGCAGCATCTGGAGCTGGCCTGTTCGGGTGACCCCTGGGCGCACTCTGAGGCCGCCCTTCATTGCCCTTTCAGCGGGGCGCGGGCCAGGGTTGCAGGCTGGCGTCAAACAGACGCAACTGACCATCCGGGCTGACCGTGACCACCAGGGCGCCCACGGTGCCGATGCGGCCCGCACCGTGGGGCACCTGGGCCCGCACCTGCCCGGCTGCGTCCAGGCGCACCAGGGCCTGCCCGGTCAGGCGGTAGGTGCCGCCCGGGGTCTGCACCTGCGGCTGCGCGGTCCCGGTAACGCCACCTGGGCCGAGGGCCAGATAGCTGGCGGGCCCCTGGCCGGTGGCGGCCCCCGGGACCCGCACCACCTGCCCGCCCAGCAGCACGAAGTCTTCGCCCTGAAGGCTGGTGAGGGCCGCCTGGGGCGCGCCGCGTACCCCGGGCGCGGCGCGGCCGTCATAGTCCACCGCGCTGCCGTCCTCGCGGTAGGCGCGGCTGGCACTCAGGGCCACCACGCGGCCCACGTTCACGGTGCGCGGCGCGCGGTCCAGGGTCACGGCCAGCCCCCGTTCCGGCACGGCCGCCCAGGCATCGCCCTGGGCCCAGGCGACGTCCACGGCTCCTGGCAGCGCTGGACAGCTGCGCTCAAATGAGGGCGCCCGCGCCACACAGGCCCGGCCCCCACTGACCCAGGCCACCCCCAGGTCACTGAACGCAGCCCGGAAGGGCCAGGTCGTCGGGGCTGACGACAGGGTGGGCACGCACGCCGTCAGCAGCAGGGCCAGGGGCAGCAAGAAGCGCATGGCCGCATTGTGGGCCGCCCAGGACTGAGGGGCATGAAGGCCGGTGGGACCATAAAGCTTGTGTGACCCTGACACGTTGCCTGTGCCGCTCAAAGGCCAGCAGGTGTATGTCTTTGGGCCACCTTGAGGCCCTGGTATTGGGCACTGGACCCTGTTGCTTCCTTGTCGGTGGCCGCTCAAGGCCAGAACGGCCGCAGGACTGTGGCACGCCGCGCAGAAGGCGAAGAGAGACTGTCGACTGGCCCCGGTCTAAAGAGGGGCGCTGCAAGAGCAGGGGTTTTGTCCGGGCGGGGCGATCAGGCCATGGAAGCAGCGTCGGCCGAGCGTCTGGGCACGCCCCTTGCTGCTGCGCCGCTCTGCGCGTTGTCCGGGAGGCAAGAGGGATCAAAGCCGCGTGGTTTGGTGGGCCTCTCTCGGCGGACGGCCCGCATCGCCCGAAGTATGGATTCAGACCAGCGCCCTTCCAGTCCGCCACGCCACTGGTCCCGGCGTGGCCCCACCCGCCGGGCTGTGGACGCCGCGCCTTACAGATCGGCGGCTGCGGGTCCGGAGGCCGAAACCTGCTCGCGGGCCTTTAACAGGGCCTGCACCACGGTGTCCAGGCCCACGCCCTCCTGCGCCCGGCGGTCCGGGGTCCACGAGATGCCGCGGCTGGCCTTGACCAGCACCACGTCGCCGGGGCGCAGGTCGGCCAGCAGGGCGGCGGTCAGTTCGGGCACGGTGGCGAAGGCGCGGTCGCCCAGTTCGGCGGCGAAGGCCCCCACGCCGTAGGTCACGTCGGCGCGCTGCCGGGCGTAGGCGCCCACCTCGGCGTGCAGGGCGCGCTCGGTGGGGCCCAGTTCTAGCATGCGGCCCAGCACGCTGATCCTGCGCCCCGGTAGGGCCTGAAGGGCGTCCAGGGCCGCGCGCACCGCCACGGGGGAGGCGTTGTAGGCGTCGTCAATGACGGTAATGGACCCTGGGTGAACCGTGTAGCGCCCGCCCGGCACCTGAACGCCGCGCAGGCGCGCCGCGGCGTCGGGGAGGGCCACCCCGGCCTCGCGCGCCAGCACCAGGCCCAGCACCGCCGCTTCCGCCTGCACCTGCGCGGCGTAGGGCAGAAACACCGGCACCCCGGCAAAGGCGAAGCGCGCGCCCTCGGGCGTGACCCGCAGGCCCTCACCCGCAAAGGTCACGGGGCCAAAACCGTAGCTGTCTGCGCCGGGGTAATAGGCCGCCGCCTGGGCCCCCACCAGGCCGCGCGCGCCCTGCAGAATGCCGCCCTTTTCCCGGGCGATGTTCTCAATGCTGCCCAGCTGCTCCAGATGCGCCGGGCCAATAGAGGTGACCACGCCCACATCGGGCCGCACCAGGTCCACCAGTTCGGCCATCTCACCGGGGCGGTCAATGCCCATTTCGACCACCAGGGGCTGCCCGGCGCGGCCCCGCTCGATCAGGAAGCAGGCAATGGCGGGCATGGTGTTGTACACCGGCATGGACAGGGCGCCCAGCGCGGCGGCGGCGTAACTTTTGGCGGTGGTCTTGCCCGCGCTGCCGGTGATCCCCACCACCAGGGGCGCGTGGGTGCGTTCAGCGCGGGCCCAGGCGAACAGAGCCGTTCTGGCGTCGGGCACCCGCAGGGCCCGGGGCACCGCCAGATCGGTCAGCACAAAGGGGGCCCCGGCGGCCAGGGCGGCGTCCACAAAGGCGTTGCCGTGCATGCGCTCGCCGGGCAGGGCCACGAACGCGGTGTCTGGCCCGGCTTCGCGCGAATCCCAGGTCAGGCGCAGCGCCGGGCGGGCGTCGGGGTGCAGGGCGGCGTCAAACGGCACGGCACGCGGGTCGAGCATGGCGCGAGGCTACCAGACCCAGCCCCCCCGGTAGGTGGAGCCGCGCGAGTGCCAACAAGCTCACATAGCCATGAGAAGGGATGAGTAGAATACCGGGGTCATATGAACAAAACCCCCCTGCTGCTGCTGACTGTAGCCCTGGGCCTGAGCGCCTGTACGCCCCCCAACACGGTGCTGCCCGCTGATCCTGTCAACGTGACAGTGCTGGGCCTGAACGACTTCCACGGCAACCTGGAACCCAGTGGATTCCGCCCGGTGGGCGCCACGGCCGACATCAAGGCCGGGGGCGTGGAAGCCATCGCCGCCGAGCTGAACGACGCCCGCAAGGCCAACCCCAACACCATCTTCGTGGGTGGGGGCGACCTGATCGGCGCCAGCCCCATCACCTCGGGTCTGCTGCGTGACGAACCCGCTGTCTACGCCCTGAACGGCCTGGGCATGCGGGTCAGCGCGCTGGGCAACCACGAGTTTGACCAGGGCCTTGCCGAACTGCTGCGCATGCAAAACGGCGGCTGTGCCAGCAACGACACGGCCAAGGCCTGTAAGTTTGACCCCAACTACAAAGGCGCCAACTTCCAGTGGATCGCCGCCAACGTGGCCTACAACGCGGCGTCCGGCAAGACGGGCAGCCCCTTCAAGTCCTACGTGATTGAGCAGGTGGGCGGCGCCAAGATCGCCTTTGTGGGGGCCGTGACCACTGAGACCCCGGGCATTGTCTCGCCCGAAGGCATCAAGGACCTCGCCTTCAGCGACCCGGCCGCCGCCGTGAACAAGGTGCTGCCGGAAATCAAGGCCCAGAACCCCGACGCGATCATCATGCTGATCCACGAGGGCGGCGAACTGGCCGCAGGCAGCACCGACAACTACGCCACCGTGGGCTGCAAGACCCTCAAGACCGACAGCGCGATCTACAAGATTGCGACCCAGGTGGACCCCTCGGTCAGCGCGATCATCAGCGGCCACAGCCACAAGGGTTACAACTGCCTCGTGCCTGATCCCGCCGGCCAGGACCGCATCGTGATTCAGGGCGAGCAGTACGGTCACCTGCTGCAGCGCCTGGACCTGACGGTCGACAAGGCCAACCACAAGGTCATGACTGTGAAGGCCGCCAACCTCGTGGTGGACTACGACGCCCGCGCCAAGGCCGGTCAGCTGGACTTCGGCATGACCCAGCTGGTTACCACCGCCAGGAGCAAGGTGGCCGCCATCAGCAGCGTGGAAATCGCGCGCCTGGGCTCGCCCCAGATCAAGCGCGGGTACAACGCCGCTGGCGTGCAGGACCGCACCATCGAAAGCGCGCTGGGCGACGTGATCGCCGACGCGCTGCTGGCCGCCGGCAAGGCCAACGACGCCAGCGTGCAGATCGGGATTATGAACCCTGGCGGCATTCGCGCCGACCTGCCCGACAGCACCCAGATCAAGCCGAACAACGCCGTGAACTTCGGAGACGTGTTCGCCGTGAACCCCTTTGGCAACACCACCACCATCCTGAGCCTGACGGGTCAGCAGATCGACGACCTGCTGGAGCAGCAGTTCTCGGGCGCCAACGCCACCTCGGTCAAGCTGCTGCAGGTGTCTGAGGGCTTCAGCTACAAGTACAGCCAGAGCGCCCCGGCGGGCAGCAAGATCAACATTGCCGATATCACCCTGAACGGCACCCCGATCAGCCCCACCGCCACCTACCGCATTGCCACGAACAACTTCCTGGCGGGCGGCGGCGACAACTTCCTGGCGTTCAAGAGCGCCACCAACGTGGTGCAGCTGCCGGGTCTGGCCGACACCGACGTGCTCAGCAACTACCTGAAGGCCAAGGGGCCTCAGCTGACGAACACGGTCAAGGGCCGCATCGTCGTTCTGCCCTAAAGGGCAAATGGCACAACGCAGATGGCAGAGGGCTCGTGGGAGCCTCTGCCATCTGCCTTTTGGTCCTGGCCATCTGCCATAAGCCAGCCGCTGTTGGCCCCTACAGGACCCCCCGGGCGAAGTCCGCCATCACCCCAGGCGCCGCCGTGTCGAAGCCCACCACGTCCAGCATGTCGGTGCGGTTGGGGTCGGCAATCGTGAACCCGGTGGCGGTGAGGCCCACCACGATCAGGCGGGCGTCAATGCCCATTTTCTGGCGGTAGCGGTCCAGGGCCACCGCAGGGTGCACCTGGCCGGCCCAGGTTTCGTTGTCGGTGTAGACCACAAAGGTGTCCACCTCCAGCCCCTGTGCGGCGGCCCACAGCATGGGCTGCGCGCAGTCGGTGGCGCCAAAGCTGGCGCTCTGGGCCTTGCGCATGGCCGCTTCCAGCGTGTCGCGCGCCGTGATGTTCAGGGCCCGGAACTGAGCGGCAAAGCCCATGGTCAGCGCGCTGGCTTCGGTGCGCAGCGCCACGAGGCTCATGGCGGCGGCGGCCATGTTGGGGCTCAGGCCGGGCACCCCGCCCACCTGCCCGCAGGTCATGGAGCCCGAGACATCCAGGGCCAGCAGGTGCCGGGTACCCGCCGCCCGCACGTTCCCGAAGGCCAGGTGAAAGGCGTCTTCCAGCGCGTCAATCACCTGGGGAACGGGCAGCCACTCGCTCTTGCCCTTCACGCCCCGGCCCTGGGCATACACCAGCCGGGCCTTCAGCACATCCAGCGGATGAATGCGC
Encoded proteins:
- a CDS encoding PilN domain-containing protein, whose translation is MVEINLLPQQYRKQAEPNAWIPAAIGVAAITGLALLAGEIATGTRAGELRKQLDALNGDATALAPANAEFVRLTQQKTQLEQVTNVSQQLRSSKTYWTNDLAAFTAQLPQGSGVALQSMSIKALDASALSTLQQTGIYTGKNVTREIDLTGNASSQQAVVNFLRTFENSPNFGVNFRNLQSDASTGRYTFSASVGIVQASAPAPADTPATPGATPAAPSAPAGTTGGNGSVN
- the pilM gene encoding type IV pilus assembly protein PilM, which translates into the protein MSSFLNRLLNPRPNALGVEIGTSAIKVVALRPGSPPSLQHAIMVPTPIGSMRDGLVVEPQAVATELKNLLAEHRITTRHAVTAVPNQAAVTRNIMVPKMERKDLQEAIKWEAERYIPYPIDDVSLDFDLLDDPANVPDDGQMEVVIAAAPTEAVARQVEVLRLAGLEPTVVDLKSFASLRALRGNLLGEHLTKSTLTGSNYTEAGEVALVMEIGASSSVINLVRGDRVLMARNINVSADDFTMALQKAFDLDFSAAEDVKLGYATATTPTEDEEDLLNFDMAREQYSPARVFEVIRPVLGDLITEIRRSLEFYRVQSGDVVIDRTFLAGGGAKLRGLAAAISDALGFRVEVASPWLTVQTDQANVDTGYLQANAPEFTVPLGLALRGVGSRG
- the murF gene encoding UDP-N-acetylmuramoyl-tripeptide--D-alanyl-D-alanine ligase → MLDPRAVPFDAALHPDARPALRLTWDSREAGPDTAFVALPGERMHGNAFVDAALAAGAPFVLTDLAVPRALRVPDARTALFAWARAERTHAPLVVGITGSAGKTTAKSYAAAALGALSMPVYNTMPAIACFLIERGRAGQPLVVEMGIDRPGEMAELVDLVRPDVGVVTSIGPAHLEQLGSIENIAREKGGILQGARGLVGAQAAAYYPGADSYGFGPVTFAGEGLRVTPEGARFAFAGVPVFLPYAAQVQAEAAVLGLVLAREAGVALPDAAARLRGVQVPGGRYTVHPGSITVIDDAYNASPVAVRAALDALQALPGRRISVLGRMLELGPTERALHAEVGAYARQRADVTYGVGAFAAELGDRAFATVPELTAALLADLRPGDVVLVKASRGISWTPDRRAQEGVGLDTVVQALLKAREQVSASGPAAADL
- a CDS encoding bifunctional metallophosphatase/5'-nucleotidase; the encoded protein is MNKTPLLLLTVALGLSACTPPNTVLPADPVNVTVLGLNDFHGNLEPSGFRPVGATADIKAGGVEAIAAELNDARKANPNTIFVGGGDLIGASPITSGLLRDEPAVYALNGLGMRVSALGNHEFDQGLAELLRMQNGGCASNDTAKACKFDPNYKGANFQWIAANVAYNAASGKTGSPFKSYVIEQVGGAKIAFVGAVTTETPGIVSPEGIKDLAFSDPAAAVNKVLPEIKAQNPDAIIMLIHEGGELAAGSTDNYATVGCKTLKTDSAIYKIATQVDPSVSAIISGHSHKGYNCLVPDPAGQDRIVIQGEQYGHLLQRLDLTVDKANHKVMTVKAANLVVDYDARAKAGQLDFGMTQLVTTARSKVAAISSVEIARLGSPQIKRGYNAAGVQDRTIESALGDVIADALLAAGKANDASVQIGIMNPGGIRADLPDSTQIKPNNAVNFGDVFAVNPFGNTTTILSLTGQQIDDLLEQQFSGANATSVKLLQVSEGFSYKYSQSAPAGSKINIADITLNGTPISPTATYRIATNNFLAGGGDNFLAFKSATNVVQLPGLADTDVLSNYLKAKGPQLTNTVKGRIVVLP